TTCCACCGCATTTCCAATCAGGGAAGGATCATCTATAAGCTTTTTCATTTCATCCCGATGCTTAAGCAACAGATGATAGCCGTTGGTAATCAAATTTACCGTTGTCTCATGGCCCGCGATTAATAACAATAAACAAGTCGCCACCAGCTCGTCTTCGTTCAACTTGTCTCCAGAGTCAGATACTGAAATGAGACCGCTCAATAAATCCTCTCCAGGGTTCACACGTTTTACCGCTATCAAATTGCGCATATAATGGTCTGCTTCCTCAAGGGAAGGAGCAACCGCTTCTAAATCAGCTTGGGTTGTGTTAAAATCAATGAATTTAACAAAGGAATCCGACCAGACGCGGAATCGTTCTCTGTCCTCTTTTGGCACTCCGATTAGCTCTGTGATGACCATGACGGGTAGGGAGTAAGCGAAGTCGCGAATCAGTTCATGCTCCGTTTTCCCTTTTCTTGCATCCAAAAGGTAGTTCGCCATCTCGACAATAGTCGGACGGAGGCGCTCGGTCATCCTTGGCGTAAACGCTTTAGTAACAAGCCCGCGAAGTCTGGTATGATTCGGTGCATCGCGGAAAAGCATCATGTTTCGATTTAGCATAACCACCGGCACTAATGTCTGTGGAATAGGAGGCATATTCTCCTCTTGAACTAGGTTTCTTATTTCTTTTATAAATCTAGTATCTTTTAAGACAGCCTCTACTTCCTTGTAACCTGTTATCAGCCATCCATTGACATTGAAAAATGAAACCCACTGAATGGGATTGATCTCATTTGCTTGTTTGAACATTTCATATGGATTTTCTAT
This window of the Sutcliffiella horikoshii genome carries:
- a CDS encoding cytochrome P450; its protein translation is MSVKTDPVKTFIENPYEMFKQANEINPIQWVSFFNVNGWLITGYKEVEAVLKDTRFIKEIRNLVQEENMPPIPQTLVPVVMLNRNMMLFRDAPNHTRLRGLVTKAFTPRMTERLRPTIVEMANYLLDARKGKTEHELIRDFAYSLPVMVITELIGVPKEDRERFRVWSDSFVKFIDFNTTQADLEAVAPSLEEADHYMRNLIAVKRVNPGEDLLSGLISVSDSGDKLNEDELVATCLLLLIAGHETTVNLITNGYHLLLKHRDEMKKLIDDPSLIGNAVEEILRFDPPVLLTSRWVGEDMELGGQQLKKAQTAIIALAAANRDPNIHESPDVFNVSRGNVKHLSFASGPHFCLGAPLARLETVIALEVLLKRVHDVKLLEEPVRRNNIVFRGFETLKFSGVVE